The proteins below are encoded in one region of Micromonospora yangpuensis:
- a CDS encoding ATP-binding protein, translating into MPIEPFVLIAEAFDEGRVTELRHSVTSCAHAAGLRGQGLDDFVLAVNELITNAVRHGGGQGWLRLWPAAGQLVCEVADHGPGISTQRLDDRSRPAPETAGGWGLWLARELSDAMEVETGLSGTTVRISAAITVLAEQTGEHQAGHRAGQADTA; encoded by the coding sequence GTGCCCATCGAACCTTTCGTCCTCATCGCCGAAGCCTTCGACGAAGGCCGGGTGACCGAGTTACGCCACTCGGTCACCTCCTGCGCGCATGCCGCCGGACTACGCGGTCAGGGCCTGGACGACTTCGTGCTGGCGGTCAACGAGCTGATCACCAACGCGGTCCGGCACGGTGGCGGCCAGGGCTGGCTGCGGTTGTGGCCGGCCGCCGGACAGCTCGTCTGCGAGGTAGCCGACCACGGGCCCGGCATCAGCACGCAACGCCTGGACGACCGGAGCCGCCCCGCGCCGGAGACCGCCGGAGGCTGGGGCCTCTGGCTGGCCCGGGAACTGAGCGACGCCATGGAGGTCGAGACCGGGCTCTCCGGCACGACCGTCCGGATCAGCGCCGCGATCACCGTCCTGGCCGAGCAGACCGGCGAGCACCAGGCCGGCCACCGGGCGGGGCAGGCCGACACCGCCTGA
- the glpK gene encoding glycerol kinase GlpK — protein sequence MTPQYVAAIDQGTTSSRCIVFDRAGDIVSVAQREHRQIFPRPGWVEHDAAEIWENVQLVVREALAAAGTDPGGLAAVGITNQRETTVVWDRATGQPVANAIVWQDTRTGPQLRELERGYGEQRLRERTGLILATYFAGPKLRWLLEHVDGLAERAERGEVLFGTMDSWLIWKLTGRHVTDVTNASRTMLMDLRTLDWDPELLDALGVPAAMLPQIHSSAEVYGTAGGVLEGVPVASALGDQQAALFGQTCFQAGEAKCTYGTGSFLLLNTGTGPVTSSHGLLTTVAYRIEGQPAVYALEGAIAVTGSLVQWLRDNLGLISTAGEVEELARTVEDNGGCYVVPAFSGLFAPHWRPDARGVIAGLTGYITKGHLARAVLEASAWQTREVVDAMNADSDVALRRLRVDGGMTANELLMQFLADVLTVPVVRSRITETTCLGAAYAAGLAVGFWPDLATLRAQWRSDAQWESAMDPGDRERELHQWRKAVRRTLDWVE from the coding sequence GTGACCCCCCAGTACGTCGCCGCCATCGACCAGGGCACCACCTCGTCCCGGTGCATCGTCTTCGACCGGGCCGGAGACATCGTCTCGGTGGCGCAACGCGAGCACCGGCAGATCTTCCCCCGGCCGGGCTGGGTGGAGCACGACGCCGCGGAGATCTGGGAGAACGTCCAGCTGGTGGTCCGGGAGGCGCTCGCCGCCGCCGGCACCGACCCGGGCGGGCTCGCCGCGGTGGGCATCACCAACCAGCGGGAGACCACCGTCGTCTGGGACCGGGCCACCGGCCAACCGGTGGCCAACGCCATCGTCTGGCAGGACACCCGCACCGGGCCACAGCTGCGCGAGCTGGAACGCGGTTACGGCGAGCAGCGGCTACGCGAACGGACCGGGCTCATCCTGGCCACGTACTTCGCCGGCCCGAAGCTGCGGTGGTTGCTGGAGCACGTCGACGGGCTGGCCGAACGCGCCGAACGGGGTGAGGTCCTCTTCGGCACGATGGACAGCTGGCTGATCTGGAAGCTGACCGGCCGGCACGTCACCGACGTCACCAACGCCAGCCGGACCATGCTGATGGACCTGCGTACCCTCGACTGGGACCCCGAGCTGCTCGACGCCCTGGGGGTGCCGGCGGCGATGCTGCCGCAGATCCACTCCTCCGCCGAGGTGTACGGCACCGCCGGCGGGGTGCTCGAAGGGGTGCCGGTGGCCAGCGCCCTCGGCGACCAGCAGGCGGCCCTGTTCGGGCAGACCTGCTTCCAGGCGGGCGAGGCCAAGTGCACCTACGGCACCGGCAGCTTCCTGCTGCTCAACACCGGCACCGGGCCGGTCACCTCCAGCCACGGCCTGCTCACCACCGTCGCGTACCGGATCGAGGGTCAGCCGGCCGTCTACGCCCTGGAGGGGGCGATCGCGGTGACCGGGTCACTGGTCCAGTGGCTGCGGGACAACCTCGGCCTGATCTCCACCGCCGGCGAGGTGGAGGAGCTGGCCCGCACGGTCGAGGACAACGGCGGCTGCTACGTCGTACCCGCCTTCTCCGGGCTGTTCGCGCCACACTGGCGGCCCGACGCCCGCGGGGTGATCGCCGGCCTGACCGGCTACATCACCAAGGGGCACCTGGCCCGCGCGGTGTTGGAGGCCTCGGCCTGGCAGACCCGCGAGGTGGTCGACGCGATGAACGCCGACTCGGACGTGGCGCTGCGCCGGTTGCGGGTGGACGGTGGGATGACCGCCAACGAGCTGCTCATGCAGTTCCTCGCCGACGTGCTGACCGTACCGGTGGTCCGCTCCCGGATCACCGAGACGACCTGCCTCGGCGCCGCCTACGCCGCCGGTCTGGCCGTCGGCTTCTGGCCGGATCTGGCCACCCTGCGGGCACAGTGGCGCTCCGACGCCCAGTGGGAGTCCGCCATGGACCCCGGTGACCGCGAGCGCGAGCTGCACCAGTGGCGCAAGGCGGTACGACGCACCCTGGACTGGGTGGAGTGA
- a CDS encoding phosphoribosylaminoimidazolesuccinocarboxamide synthase, giving the protein MELLHSGKVRDLYTDGDDLILVASDRISVYDVVLPTPIPDKGRLLTALSLWWFEQLADLVPNHVISSTDVPAEFAGRAIRCRRLEMVPVECVARGYLTGGGFAEYQRTGAVSGLELPRGLVEASILPEPIFTPSTKAPAGAHDEPISFAEVVEKVGAQTAERLRQITIDVYCRGAELAADRGILVADTKIELGWAPDGTLVLADEVLTSDSSRFWPAQSYQPGRAQFSFDKQYVRDWAAGSGWDKQAPAPEVPAEVVEATRARYVEVYEKLTGNRWD; this is encoded by the coding sequence GTGGAACTTCTGCACTCGGGTAAGGTTCGGGATCTCTACACCGACGGTGACGACCTGATCCTGGTCGCCTCCGACCGCATCTCGGTCTACGACGTCGTGTTGCCGACGCCGATCCCGGACAAGGGACGGCTGTTGACCGCGCTGTCGCTGTGGTGGTTCGAGCAGCTCGCCGACCTGGTGCCCAACCACGTGATCTCCAGCACCGACGTGCCGGCCGAGTTCGCCGGCCGGGCCATCCGCTGTCGTCGGCTGGAGATGGTCCCGGTCGAGTGCGTGGCCCGGGGCTACCTCACCGGTGGCGGGTTCGCCGAGTACCAGCGCACCGGTGCCGTCAGCGGGCTGGAGCTGCCCCGGGGGCTGGTCGAGGCGTCGATCCTGCCGGAGCCGATCTTCACCCCCTCCACCAAGGCGCCGGCCGGTGCCCACGACGAGCCGATCTCCTTCGCCGAGGTGGTGGAGAAGGTCGGGGCCCAGACCGCCGAGCGGCTGCGCCAGATCACCATCGACGTCTACTGCCGGGGTGCGGAGTTGGCCGCCGACCGGGGCATCCTGGTCGCCGACACCAAGATCGAGCTGGGCTGGGCGCCGGACGGCACCCTGGTCCTCGCCGACGAGGTGCTCACCTCGGACTCGTCGCGGTTCTGGCCGGCGCAGTCGTACCAGCCGGGTCGGGCCCAGTTCTCCTTCGACAAGCAGTACGTCCGGGACTGGGCCGCCGGCAGCGGGTGGGACAAGCAGGCCCCCGCCCCCGAGGTGCCGGCCGAGGTGGTCGAGGCCACCCGGGCGCGCTACGTCGAGGTGTACGAGAAGCTGACCGGCAACCGCTGGGACTGA
- a CDS encoding ABC transporter substrate-binding protein, producing MPAARHPLLSPPDADPGRRRLLAAALGLPVLGAGALTGCQADRAAPVREEPVELSIFWWGNQLRAELTERALRLYTARNPQVTFRVTWQANSGYYERLATQAAAGNAPDLLQIDDNFLAEYAQREILLDLSGHVADSRLDLSGLPESLASYAEVGGRTMAVAAAQNTPALAFNRSLLRRLGQPEPQIGMSYQEYLSWADQVTQASGGKVAGTMDPSGDYRPFWLWLRSRNAELYRGRRLGFDADDVVDWFDLWQRARSAKSTPRQALVDRAADGDPSRQLVVTGDSAASFCWSNQLADLQSHTEDEIDLVSCPGPPSAHWARASMYWAAFRGTRHADTAVDVINFLTNNLAVGEALGIERGLSANLGVRRYVQDNLTDEAVKRSAAFEATLASRFGPAPAPPPRGHGKVRRLLTGAAESVQTRRSTIRAAATRFVNEAGAALAE from the coding sequence TTGCCCGCCGCCCGACACCCTCTCCTGTCCCCTCCGGACGCCGATCCCGGCCGCCGGCGGCTGCTCGCCGCCGCCCTGGGACTGCCGGTCCTCGGCGCCGGCGCGCTCACCGGCTGCCAGGCCGACCGGGCCGCCCCGGTCCGCGAGGAGCCGGTGGAACTCTCCATCTTCTGGTGGGGCAACCAGCTCCGGGCGGAGCTCACCGAGCGCGCCCTGCGCCTCTACACCGCCCGCAATCCCCAGGTCACCTTCCGGGTCACCTGGCAGGCCAACAGCGGCTACTACGAGCGGCTCGCCACCCAGGCCGCCGCCGGCAACGCACCCGACCTGCTGCAGATCGACGACAACTTCCTCGCCGAGTACGCCCAACGGGAGATCCTGCTCGACCTCAGTGGACACGTCGCGGACAGCCGACTGGACCTGAGCGGCCTGCCCGAGAGCCTGGCGAGCTACGCCGAGGTGGGTGGCCGGACGATGGCGGTGGCCGCCGCCCAGAACACCCCCGCGCTGGCCTTCAACCGCAGCCTGCTGCGCCGGCTCGGCCAGCCCGAGCCGCAGATCGGGATGTCCTATCAGGAGTACCTGAGCTGGGCCGACCAGGTCACCCAGGCCAGCGGCGGCAAGGTCGCCGGCACCATGGACCCCTCCGGGGACTACCGGCCGTTCTGGCTCTGGCTGCGCTCGCGCAACGCCGAGCTGTACCGGGGCCGGCGGCTCGGGTTCGACGCCGACGACGTGGTCGACTGGTTCGACCTCTGGCAGCGCGCCCGTTCCGCCAAGTCCACTCCGAGGCAGGCGCTGGTGGACCGGGCCGCCGACGGCGACCCGTCCCGCCAACTCGTGGTCACCGGCGACAGTGCCGCCTCGTTCTGCTGGTCCAACCAGCTCGCCGACCTGCAGAGCCACACCGAGGACGAGATCGACCTGGTCAGCTGCCCCGGCCCACCCTCGGCACACTGGGCGCGGGCGTCGATGTACTGGGCGGCGTTCCGGGGCACCCGCCACGCGGACACCGCCGTCGACGTGATCAACTTCCTGACCAACAACCTGGCGGTGGGCGAGGCACTGGGCATCGAACGGGGGCTCAGCGCCAACCTCGGCGTCCGGCGGTACGTGCAGGACAACCTCACCGACGAGGCCGTCAAGCGCTCCGCCGCCTTCGAGGCGACCCTGGCCAGCCGGTTCGGGCCGGCGCCCGCGCCGCCACCGAGGGGGCACGGCAAGGTCCGCCGGTTGCTGACCGGTGCCGCGGAGAGCGTGCAGACCCGCCGCTCCACCATCCGGGCCGCCGCCACCCGCTTCGTCAACGAGGCCGGAGCGGCCCTCGCCGAGTGA
- a CDS encoding UPF0182 family protein, with amino-acid sequence MRSSPLPRMSRRGRVTIGVLVGVFVLFSLLSWGVQVWTDWLWFDEVRFTDVFTSVLTTRLLLFLTIGVLMAALIGGNLWLAHRLRPSLRPHSAEQATLERYRMLLGPRLGLWITLVAVVVGIFAGLSAQSRWSQWLLFRNGGDFGVDDPEFGIDIGFYVFQLPFWRYLLGVGFTMVVLALLGALAVHYIFGGIRLQGVGDRMTNAARAHVTTLVAVFVGLKAVAYVLDRRAMLLEYNDGVNLYGAGYADVNALLPAKEILAYISVVVAIAIVVFSNAVMRNLVWPGISLALLGVSAVAIGGIYPWAVQTFEVRPSEKDKEAPYIQRSIDATRASFGLAGTEPVRYAANNLTPPASLATDTAVVQNIRLLDPQLVSETYTQRQQVRQFYDFGEKLDVDRYTVNGTTQDYVVGLREINYRQLSNQQDTWINRHTVYTHGYGLVAAPANRVVCGGQPFFVSGFLDDANDQQEEQNAQGELCTARADTIPTEQPRVYYGERMEPGDYAIVGQTDPERNAEFDRPVGDSEGESTGTGEFYTYTGSGGVDVGSFPRRLLYAIKEQESNFLLSDRVNENSKLLYIRNPRDRVEKVAPFLTVDGDPYPAVVDGRIQWIIDGYTTSATYPYAERVNLQQETADELTGRGTFQLARENVNYIRNSVKATVDAYDGTVRLYEFDDNDPVLKAWNKAFGGDLVRPKSEIPAELSEHFRYPADLFKVQRNLLTKFHVTDPGDFYSAQDFWQVPSVPDNPDSGQRQPPYYLYTQFPGQDGPRFQLTSAVTPNGRQNLAALISGSYVDGQPRLEVLDLPDQTRISGPVQVHQQMTNNADIRQQLNLLSSNQAQVQYGNLLSLPFGNGMLYVEPVYVKTNQENAPPLLQRVLMSYGDGGSYVVLANNVSEGIKALVEQGERAGNQTPAPPAGDDETPPASPTPPPSPGTTPELTGDLAEAAQAVQTAIAEVRAAQTSGDFARYGEALKQLDEAMAAFQRAQQAGNPNAPASPAASPTGTPAPSPSG; translated from the coding sequence ATGCGTAGCAGCCCCCTGCCGAGGATGAGCCGACGCGGACGCGTCACGATCGGCGTGCTGGTCGGGGTGTTCGTGCTGTTCAGCCTGCTCAGTTGGGGGGTGCAGGTCTGGACCGACTGGCTGTGGTTCGACGAGGTCCGCTTCACCGACGTGTTCACCAGCGTGCTGACCACCCGGCTGCTGCTCTTCCTCACCATCGGCGTGCTGATGGCCGCGCTGATCGGCGGCAACCTCTGGTTGGCCCACCGGCTGCGGCCCAGTCTGCGGCCGCACTCCGCCGAGCAGGCCACCCTGGAGCGGTACCGGATGCTCCTCGGGCCTCGGCTGGGGCTCTGGATCACGCTGGTGGCGGTCGTCGTCGGGATCTTCGCCGGGCTGTCCGCGCAGAGCCGGTGGAGCCAGTGGCTACTCTTCCGCAACGGCGGCGACTTCGGGGTGGACGATCCCGAGTTCGGCATCGACATCGGCTTCTACGTCTTCCAGTTGCCGTTCTGGCGCTACCTGCTCGGGGTCGGTTTCACCATGGTGGTGCTCGCCCTGCTCGGGGCGCTGGCCGTGCACTACATCTTCGGCGGGATCCGGCTGCAGGGCGTCGGCGACCGGATGACCAACGCCGCCCGCGCCCACGTCACCACCCTCGTCGCGGTCTTCGTCGGGCTCAAGGCGGTCGCGTACGTGCTCGACCGGCGGGCGATGCTGCTGGAGTACAACGACGGCGTCAACCTCTACGGCGCCGGCTACGCCGACGTCAACGCGCTGCTGCCGGCCAAGGAGATCCTCGCCTACATCTCGGTCGTGGTGGCGATCGCGATCGTCGTCTTCTCCAACGCGGTGATGCGTAACCTCGTCTGGCCGGGCATCTCGCTCGCCCTGCTCGGGGTCTCCGCGGTGGCGATCGGTGGGATCTACCCGTGGGCGGTGCAGACCTTCGAGGTCCGGCCGAGCGAGAAGGACAAGGAAGCGCCCTACATCCAGCGCAGCATCGACGCGACGCGGGCGTCGTTCGGGCTCGCCGGCACCGAACCGGTCAGGTACGCGGCCAACAACCTCACCCCACCGGCGAGCCTGGCCACCGACACCGCGGTGGTGCAGAACATCCGCCTGCTCGACCCGCAGCTGGTCTCCGAGACCTACACCCAGCGGCAGCAGGTCCGGCAGTTCTACGACTTCGGCGAGAAGCTCGACGTCGACCGGTACACCGTCAACGGCACCACCCAGGACTACGTGGTCGGCCTCCGGGAGATCAACTACCGGCAGCTCAGCAACCAGCAGGACACCTGGATCAACCGGCACACCGTCTACACCCACGGGTACGGGCTGGTCGCGGCCCCGGCCAACCGGGTGGTCTGCGGCGGGCAGCCGTTCTTCGTCTCCGGCTTCCTCGACGACGCCAACGACCAGCAGGAGGAGCAGAACGCCCAGGGCGAGCTCTGCACCGCCCGCGCCGACACCATCCCGACCGAGCAGCCCCGGGTCTACTACGGCGAGCGGATGGAGCCGGGCGACTACGCGATCGTCGGGCAGACCGACCCCGAGCGCAACGCGGAGTTCGACCGCCCGGTCGGCGACAGCGAGGGTGAGAGCACCGGTACCGGCGAGTTCTACACCTACACCGGCAGCGGCGGCGTCGACGTGGGGTCGTTCCCCCGCCGACTGCTGTACGCGATCAAGGAGCAGGAGTCGAACTTCCTCCTCTCCGACCGGGTGAACGAGAACTCCAAGCTGCTCTACATCCGCAACCCGCGGGACCGGGTGGAGAAGGTCGCCCCGTTCCTGACCGTTGACGGTGACCCGTACCCGGCGGTGGTCGACGGCCGGATCCAGTGGATCATCGACGGCTACACCACGTCCGCGACCTACCCGTACGCCGAGCGGGTCAACCTCCAGCAGGAGACCGCCGACGAGCTGACCGGCCGGGGCACCTTCCAGTTGGCCCGGGAGAACGTCAACTACATCCGCAACTCGGTGAAGGCGACTGTCGACGCGTACGACGGGACCGTTCGGCTGTACGAGTTCGACGACAACGATCCGGTGCTCAAGGCGTGGAACAAGGCCTTCGGCGGTGACCTGGTCCGGCCGAAGTCGGAGATCCCGGCCGAGCTCAGCGAGCACTTCCGCTACCCGGCGGACCTGTTCAAGGTGCAGCGCAACCTGCTCACCAAGTTCCACGTGACCGATCCGGGGGACTTCTACTCGGCGCAGGACTTCTGGCAGGTGCCGAGCGTGCCGGACAACCCGGACAGCGGGCAGCGGCAGCCCCCGTACTACCTCTACACCCAGTTCCCCGGTCAGGACGGGCCGAGGTTCCAGCTGACCTCGGCGGTCACTCCGAACGGGCGGCAGAACCTCGCCGCGCTGATCAGCGGGTCGTACGTCGACGGGCAGCCCCGACTGGAGGTGCTGGACCTGCCCGACCAGACCCGGATCTCCGGGCCGGTGCAGGTGCACCAGCAGATGACCAACAACGCCGACATCCGGCAGCAGCTGAACCTGCTCTCCTCGAACCAGGCCCAGGTGCAGTACGGCAACCTGCTCTCCCTGCCCTTCGGCAACGGGATGCTCTACGTCGAGCCGGTCTACGTCAAGACCAACCAGGAGAACGCGCCGCCGCTGCTGCAGCGGGTGCTGATGTCGTACGGCGACGGCGGCTCGTACGTGGTGCTTGCCAACAACGTGTCGGAGGGCATCAAGGCGCTGGTCGAGCAGGGTGAACGGGCGGGCAACCAGACGCCCGCGCCGCCGGCCGGGGACGACGAGACGCCGCCGGCCTCGCCGACCCCGCCGCCGTCACCGGGCACCACCCCGGAGCTGACCGGTGATCTGGCCGAGGCGGCCCAGGCCGTGCAGACGGCGATCGCCGAGGTCCGGGCCGCGCAGACCTCCGGTGACTTCGCCCGGTACGGCGAGGCGCTGAAGCAGCTGGACGAGGCGATGGCCGCGTTCCAGCGGGCCCAGCAGGCGGGCAACCCGAACGCCCCGGCGTCTCCGGCCGCCAGTCCGACGGGCACGCCCGCGCCCAGCCCGAGCGGCTGA
- a CDS encoding YlbL family protein, with translation MRRRGVTVLLGALLTALLSVGVLVTPIPYVVLGPGPTVDTLGTEDGTEVIQITGRETSTSAGQLRLTTVGVQPSVKLRSALAGWFSSDRAVVPRELVYPPGESQQEVKQRNEEDFRTSQTSAETAALAELGYPIQVVVKTVAAAGPAAGVLRVGDVVTSVEGQPVTTAASLTELVRAAPAGTALTIGYTRSGAAATATVTSREQDGRPRIGVEIAQEQPHPFTLKIDLGDIGGPSAGLMFALGIVDKIEPEDLTGGKIIAGTGTIDDEGRVGPIGGIAQKLVGAKQAGAEAFLVPADNCAEALRNPQPDLPLLRVGSLDEALTALAAVRSGGQPVRC, from the coding sequence ATGAGACGTCGTGGCGTGACCGTCCTGCTCGGTGCTCTGCTCACCGCCCTGTTGAGCGTCGGTGTCCTGGTTACGCCCATTCCGTACGTGGTGCTCGGTCCGGGGCCGACCGTCGACACGTTGGGCACCGAGGACGGCACCGAGGTCATCCAGATCACCGGGCGGGAGACCTCCACCTCCGCCGGTCAGCTGCGGCTGACCACGGTCGGGGTGCAGCCCAGCGTCAAGCTGCGCTCGGCGCTGGCCGGTTGGTTCTCCTCGGACCGGGCGGTGGTGCCGCGCGAGCTGGTCTACCCGCCCGGTGAGTCGCAGCAGGAGGTCAAGCAGCGCAACGAGGAGGACTTCCGGACCTCCCAGACCAGCGCCGAGACCGCCGCCCTGGCCGAGTTGGGCTACCCGATCCAGGTGGTGGTCAAGACGGTGGCGGCCGCCGGCCCGGCCGCCGGGGTGCTGCGCGTCGGTGACGTGGTGACCTCCGTCGAGGGGCAGCCGGTGACCACCGCGGCGAGCCTGACCGAGCTGGTCCGGGCGGCCCCGGCGGGTACCGCGCTGACCATCGGTTACACCCGGTCGGGGGCGGCCGCCACGGCGACGGTGACCAGCCGGGAGCAGGACGGCCGGCCGCGCATCGGGGTGGAGATCGCCCAGGAGCAGCCGCACCCCTTCACCCTCAAGATCGACCTGGGGGACATCGGTGGGCCGAGCGCCGGGCTGATGTTCGCCCTCGGCATCGTGGACAAGATCGAGCCCGAGGACCTGACCGGGGGCAAGATCATCGCCGGTACCGGCACCATCGACGACGAGGGCCGGGTCGGGCCGATCGGCGGCATCGCCCAGAAGCTGGTCGGGGCGAAGCAGGCCGGGGCGGAGGCTTTCCTGGTGCCGGCGGACAACTGCGCGGAGGCGCTGCGCAACCCCCAGCCCGACCTGCCCCTGCTCCGGGTCGGCTCGCTGGACGAGGCGCTCACCGCCCTGGCGGCGGTCCGCTCGGGGGGTCAACCCGTCCGCTGCTGA
- a CDS encoding zinc-dependent metalloprotease: MQQFMSQLQHLFAASGGGPVNWDLARQVAASQLAAVGDPAVSPFERNAVEEALRLADLWLEPASDLPSGIQNSVAWNRNEWIYRTLDVWRKLCDPVASRMVGAMGDLVPPEARAQLGPMQSMVATLGGALFGGQLGQALGSLAAEVLSAGDIGLPLGPAGTAALIPANIRAYGEGLELPEDEVRLYVALREAAHQRLFQHVPWLRGHVLSAVETYAAGIRVNREAVEEAMGRVDPTDPESMQAIALEGIFTPEDTPAQKASLARLETALALVEGWVCHVVDSAAAERLPNVVRLAEAFRRRRAAGGPAEQTFAALVGLELRPRRLREAAALWAALTEHRGIDGRDALWGHPDLLPSDDDFADPVAFARAELDLGELESFDFTAPGGPHEQAPGEAPRLAEEPGDDDKRP, encoded by the coding sequence ATGCAGCAGTTCATGTCCCAACTGCAGCATCTCTTCGCCGCGTCGGGCGGCGGCCCGGTCAACTGGGACCTGGCCCGGCAGGTGGCCGCCAGTCAGCTCGCCGCGGTGGGTGATCCGGCGGTCTCGCCGTTCGAGCGCAACGCGGTCGAGGAGGCGTTGCGGCTGGCCGACCTCTGGCTGGAGCCCGCCTCCGACCTGCCGTCGGGCATCCAGAACTCGGTAGCCTGGAACCGCAACGAGTGGATCTACCGGACCCTGGACGTCTGGCGCAAGCTCTGCGACCCGGTCGCCAGCCGGATGGTCGGCGCGATGGGTGACCTGGTGCCCCCGGAGGCCCGCGCCCAGCTCGGCCCGATGCAGTCGATGGTCGCCACCCTGGGCGGCGCGCTCTTCGGCGGTCAGCTCGGCCAGGCGCTCGGCTCACTCGCCGCCGAGGTGCTCTCCGCCGGCGACATCGGGCTACCGCTCGGCCCGGCCGGCACGGCCGCGCTCATCCCGGCCAACATCCGCGCGTACGGCGAGGGCCTGGAGCTGCCCGAGGACGAGGTACGCCTCTACGTCGCCCTGCGCGAGGCCGCCCACCAGCGGCTCTTCCAGCACGTGCCGTGGCTGCGCGGACACGTGCTCAGTGCCGTCGAGACCTACGCCGCCGGCATCCGGGTCAACCGGGAGGCGGTCGAGGAGGCGATGGGTCGGGTCGACCCGACCGACCCGGAGTCGATGCAGGCGATCGCGCTGGAGGGCATCTTCACCCCCGAGGACACCCCGGCGCAGAAGGCCTCGCTGGCCCGCCTGGAGACCGCCCTCGCCCTGGTCGAGGGCTGGGTGTGCCACGTGGTGGACAGCGCCGCCGCCGAGCGGCTGCCCAACGTGGTCCGGCTGGCCGAGGCGTTCCGCCGCCGTCGGGCCGCCGGTGGCCCCGCCGAGCAGACCTTCGCCGCCCTGGTCGGCCTGGAGCTGCGCCCGCGCCGGCTGCGTGAGGCCGCGGCGCTCTGGGCCGCCCTGACCGAGCACCGGGGCATCGACGGCCGGGACGCCCTGTGGGGGCACCCCGACCTGCTCCCCTCCGACGACGACTTCGCCGACCCGGTGGCCTTCGCCCGGGCCGAGCTGGACCTCGGCGAGTTGGAGAGCTTCGACTTCACCGCGCCGGGCGGCCCGCACGAGCAGGCACCGGGCGAGGCGCCGCGCCTCGCCGAGGAGCCCGGGGACGACGACAAGCGCCCCTGA
- a CDS encoding M48 family metallopeptidase — translation MTGARKPVVEVRRSQRRRRTVSAYRDGERVVVLIPDQFSRAEESEWVDRMLARLAAREGRLGRSDTELLTRAARLIDQHLGEYGPQAVPASVRWVSNQNGRWGSCTPADRTIRISHRLQDMPDWVLDYVLLHELAHLIVPSHNARFWALVGRYPKTERARGYLEGVAAVSGVPLAD, via the coding sequence ATGACGGGGGCGCGGAAGCCGGTCGTCGAGGTACGGCGCAGTCAGCGTCGGCGACGTACGGTGTCCGCCTACCGCGACGGTGAGCGGGTCGTCGTGCTCATCCCGGACCAGTTCTCCCGGGCCGAGGAGAGCGAGTGGGTGGACCGGATGCTGGCCCGGCTCGCCGCCCGCGAGGGTCGGCTGGGCCGCTCGGACACCGAGCTGCTCACCCGGGCCGCCCGGCTGATCGACCAGCACCTCGGCGAGTACGGCCCGCAGGCGGTGCCGGCCAGCGTCCGGTGGGTGAGCAACCAGAACGGCCGCTGGGGCTCCTGCACCCCGGCCGACCGGACCATCCGGATCTCCCACCGGCTGCAGGACATGCCGGACTGGGTGCTCGACTACGTGCTGCTGCACGAACTGGCCCACCTGATCGTGCCCAGCCACAACGCCCGGTTCTGGGCCCTGGTCGGGCGTTACCCGAAGACGGAACGGGCGCGCGGCTACCTGGAGGGCGTCGCGGCGGTCTCCGGCGTCCCGCTCGCCGACTGA
- a CDS encoding DUF5679 domain-containing protein: protein MADQAQTYNGYCVKCKEKRDFEGHVEVSKTGMNMAKGKCPVCGTTVNRILGKAKV, encoded by the coding sequence GTGGCCGATCAGGCCCAGACCTACAACGGTTACTGCGTCAAGTGCAAGGAGAAGCGGGACTTCGAGGGACACGTCGAGGTCTCGAAGACCGGGATGAACATGGCAAAGGGCAAGTGTCCGGTTTGCGGGACAACAGTGAACCGGATCCTGGGCAAGGCGAAGGTCTGA